A genomic stretch from Alloyangia pacifica includes:
- a CDS encoding GntR family transcriptional regulator, translating into MDLSSASDMPLQIKKESLHDQVANRIRDLIIEGYLEPGSRIDEVQLLEQLGVSRTPFREALRTLAAEGLIVIQPSRGATVRKLSSQDVFSMLEVLGHLEKLAGQTACERASDAEIAGMRALHEEMLGYYRTRDRLPYYKLNQEFHSRLAALSANETLQEIQQNIQGRLKRIRFVGNGTEDYWAEAVAEHEEMIAALEARDGDRLGEVMSRHLTNTWDRVKESL; encoded by the coding sequence ATGGACCTGTCTTCAGCCTCGGACATGCCATTGCAAATAAAGAAAGAATCCCTGCATGATCAGGTCGCGAACCGGATCCGGGATCTCATCATCGAGGGCTACCTCGAGCCCGGCAGCCGCATCGACGAGGTGCAGCTTCTGGAACAGCTGGGCGTTTCGCGCACCCCGTTCCGCGAGGCGCTACGCACGCTGGCGGCCGAGGGGCTGATCGTCATTCAGCCTTCGCGCGGGGCAACGGTGCGCAAGCTCTCGTCGCAGGATGTCTTCTCCATGCTCGAGGTACTGGGGCATCTGGAAAAGCTCGCCGGGCAGACCGCCTGCGAACGGGCCAGCGATGCCGAGATCGCCGGGATGCGCGCGCTGCACGAAGAGATGCTGGGCTACTACCGCACGCGCGATCGGCTGCCCTATTACAAGCTCAACCAGGAGTTCCACTCGCGGCTGGCGGCGCTCTCCGCCAACGAGACGCTCCAGGAAATCCAGCAGAACATCCAAGGACGGCTCAAGCGTATCCGCTTCGTCGGCAACGGCACCGAGGATTACTGGGCCGAAGCCGTCGCCGAGCACGAAGAGATGATCGCCGCGCTCGAGGCCCGCGATGGCGACCGGCTGGGCGAGGTCATGTCGCGCCACCTGACAAATACCTGGGACCGGGTGAAGGAGTCGCTCTGA
- a CDS encoding 4-hydroxythreonine-4-phosphate dehydrogenase PdxA yields MRVALAIGDAAGIGPELAAKIVADAQANLGDLIVIGDARLLKKGAQTAGVKIDLPVISTADLEKPLPARSVLLDLHNCDPASVPPGKSSEAGGRASLQNFATALLLGKAGIAGVCAFTPFNKHSMRLARSSYVDEIGFVDAVIEAEQSGREFNVLDEVWNARVTSHIPLSKVASTITTERVANSLKLTSEVMTAAGIPSPRIGVAALNPHAGDGGNFGHEDDEVIAPAIEIAKSQGIDVTGPVPSDTVFVRAIKGGEFDAVMTMYHDQGQIAMKLIGFDRGVTLIAGYPFPIVTPAHGTAFDIAGQGRADTGATFNAIALGRKLAGLQPRPPATEEDRQHAAGAIAALTEPEVLAG; encoded by the coding sequence ATGCGAGTCGCATTGGCGATCGGGGATGCTGCCGGGATCGGGCCAGAACTGGCCGCGAAGATCGTGGCGGATGCGCAGGCAAACCTTGGCGACCTGATCGTCATCGGAGACGCGCGACTGCTGAAGAAGGGCGCGCAGACCGCCGGGGTGAAGATCGACCTGCCGGTGATCTCCACCGCCGATCTGGAAAAGCCCCTGCCCGCCCGGTCGGTTCTGCTCGACCTGCACAATTGCGATCCTGCCTCGGTGCCGCCGGGCAAATCCTCTGAGGCCGGGGGCCGCGCTTCGCTGCAGAACTTCGCCACGGCGCTGCTGCTGGGCAAGGCGGGCATCGCGGGCGTCTGCGCCTTCACGCCGTTCAACAAGCACTCCATGCGGCTTGCCCGGTCGAGCTACGTGGACGAGATCGGTTTCGTCGACGCGGTGATCGAGGCCGAGCAGTCGGGCCGCGAGTTCAACGTGCTCGACGAGGTGTGGAACGCCCGGGTGACCTCGCACATCCCGCTGAGCAAGGTGGCCAGCACGATCACCACCGAGCGCGTTGCGAACAGCCTCAAGCTGACCTCGGAGGTGATGACCGCCGCGGGCATCCCGAGCCCCCGTATCGGCGTGGCCGCGCTCAACCCGCATGCCGGGGATGGCGGCAACTTCGGCCACGAGGATGACGAGGTGATCGCCCCCGCCATCGAAATCGCGAAATCTCAAGGGATCGACGTGACCGGCCCGGTGCCCTCGGATACCGTCTTCGTGCGGGCCATCAAGGGGGGCGAGTTCGACGCGGTGATGACCATGTACCACGACCAGGGGCAGATCGCGATGAAGCTGATCGGCTTCGACCGGGGGGTGACGCTGATCGCCGGCTACCCCTTCCCGATCGTGACCCCGGCGCATGGCACCGCCTTCGACATCGCGGGCCAAGGCCGCGCCGACACCGGCGCCACCTTCAACGCCATCGCTCTCGGCCGCAAGCTGGCCGGGCTGCAACCCCGTCCGCCCGCCACGGAGGAGGACCGCCAGCACGCGGCCGGGGCCATCGCGGCCCTCACCGAGCCAGAGGTTCTGGCCGGCTGA
- a CDS encoding TRAP transporter substrate-binding protein, translated as MELKHIALIGAVAATLQAAPALAQTEIIFGLSAADGSLQDQTAEEFARRANEKLGDKAVVKVFDSSQLGKDKDMLQKIKLGTMHITLPSSTMPEIAPEYALFDLPFLVADRQHLAKIDEALFDSVLKPAAEAKGYRPLAIWENGFRQITNSKHPVTTPADLKGLKIRTPNSSWRVAMFQEYGANPTPMPFSELFVALQTGVVDGQENPMTNIYGGKLNEVQEYLSLSNHVYSPAYPTVGVKAFEKLDPEVQQIIEETAKEVAFWARDTGEAQDGELVGKLEEGGLAVNKTDRDAFVDASKPIYEKFAAEVEGGQEMIDQALSLANGSGS; from the coding sequence TTGGAACTCAAGCATATCGCACTGATCGGCGCCGTCGCCGCAACGCTGCAGGCAGCCCCGGCGCTGGCGCAGACCGAGATCATCTTTGGCCTCAGCGCCGCAGACGGCTCGCTGCAGGACCAGACCGCCGAGGAGTTTGCCCGCCGCGCCAACGAAAAGCTTGGCGACAAGGCGGTGGTGAAGGTCTTTGACAGCTCGCAGCTGGGCAAGGACAAGGACATGCTGCAAAAGATCAAGCTGGGCACGATGCACATCACCCTGCCCAGCTCGACCATGCCCGAGATCGCGCCGGAATACGCGCTCTTCGATCTGCCGTTCCTCGTTGCCGATCGACAGCATCTGGCCAAGATCGACGAGGCGCTCTTCGACAGCGTGCTGAAGCCCGCCGCCGAGGCCAAGGGCTACAGGCCGCTGGCGATCTGGGAGAACGGCTTCCGGCAGATCACCAATTCCAAGCACCCGGTGACCACCCCCGCCGACCTCAAGGGCCTGAAGATCCGCACGCCGAACTCGAGCTGGCGGGTGGCGATGTTCCAGGAGTATGGCGCCAACCCGACGCCGATGCCCTTCTCGGAACTCTTCGTGGCGCTGCAGACCGGCGTGGTCGACGGGCAGGAGAACCCGATGACCAACATCTACGGCGGCAAGCTCAACGAGGTGCAGGAGTATCTGTCGCTGTCCAACCACGTCTACTCCCCGGCCTATCCGACGGTCGGCGTGAAGGCCTTCGAGAAGCTCGACCCCGAGGTGCAGCAGATCATCGAGGAGACCGCCAAGGAGGTCGCCTTCTGGGCGCGCGACACCGGCGAGGCGCAGGACGGCGAGCTGGTGGGCAAGCTCGAAGAAGGCGGGCTCGCGGTCAACAAGACCGACCGGGATGCCTTTGTCGACGCCTCCAAGCCGATCTACGAGAAGTTCGCGGCAGAGGTCGAGGGCGGTCAGGAGATGATCGACCAGGCGCTGTCGCTGGCCAATGGCTCAGGCTCCTGA
- a CDS encoding TRAP transporter small permease: MLSRPTRWLDLFLQIATIAMIVALACVVLLGVAYRYSGQSLIWYDEVAAALLAWITFTGAALAVVRNSHMGFNGLMFGLPGAGRFVLFGLVELLFLTICAITAWAGWAILEIFGDEVMTTVRFVPRAVLQGILPVSFGLMILGRLLTLPERLQAVRDGVDPDTAEIEHEIARAEAELAEARGKSHRTPGAHKEVTQ; the protein is encoded by the coding sequence TTGCTGTCCCGTCCCACCCGTTGGCTCGACCTGTTCCTGCAGATCGCCACCATCGCGATGATCGTCGCGCTGGCCTGCGTCGTCCTTCTGGGCGTCGCCTACCGCTACAGCGGCCAGTCGCTGATCTGGTACGACGAGGTCGCCGCGGCGCTCCTCGCCTGGATCACCTTCACCGGGGCCGCGCTGGCCGTGGTGCGCAATTCCCACATGGGCTTCAACGGGCTGATGTTCGGCCTGCCGGGGGCCGGGCGCTTCGTGCTCTTCGGCCTTGTCGAGCTGCTGTTCCTGACCATCTGCGCCATCACCGCCTGGGCGGGCTGGGCGATCCTCGAGATCTTCGGCGACGAGGTGATGACCACCGTGCGCTTCGTGCCGCGCGCCGTGCTGCAGGGCATCCTGCCGGTGAGCTTCGGGCTGATGATCCTCGGCCGGCTGCTGACCCTGCCCGAGCGCCTTCAGGCCGTCCGTGACGGTGTCGACCCCGACACCGCCGAGATCGAACACGAGATCGCCCGCGCCGAGGCCGAGCTGGCCGAGGCCCGCGGCAAGAGCCATCGCACCCCGGGCGCGCACAAGGAGGTCACCCAATGA
- a CDS encoding TRAP transporter large permease yields the protein MIEAGILLFMFVLIAVGMPIAFSILGSALLGVFLLNGELGFLNAALSLYDGATSFPLIAIPLFILAGALMNTGGISTRLIAFVSALIGFVRGGLAMVNVGVSMFFAEISGSAVADVAATGSVLIPAMKNKGYTPRMAAAITSSSASLAIIIPPSIPMILYGAMSDTSVVKLFVAGIVPGVLGGGLLMGLCYYMARRYDLPRDEAFSLRRLGETAKDASWALILPVVILGGIFGGVVTATEGAALAVVAALFIGVFIYREINLRHLYKALVDGVLQTSVVMLMVAASAVLGLYLTETEMPQRLAAGITQITTNPFAVLMIINIFLLFVGMVLHGAAAIILTVPIFMPLVHELGINPIQFGILLTLNIALGQQTPPVASVLITSCSIARTDVWRTSVTNLPFVGVLVLVLLLVTYVPAVSLSLVDLVYGM from the coding sequence ATGATCGAAGCCGGCATCCTGCTGTTCATGTTCGTGCTGATCGCGGTCGGCATGCCCATCGCCTTCTCGATCCTCGGCTCCGCGCTCTTGGGGGTGTTCCTGCTCAACGGCGAGCTGGGCTTTCTCAACGCCGCGCTGTCGCTCTACGACGGCGCCACCAGCTTCCCGCTGATCGCCATTCCGCTCTTCATCCTGGCCGGCGCGCTGATGAACACCGGCGGCATCTCGACCCGGCTCATCGCCTTTGTCTCGGCGCTGATCGGCTTCGTGCGCGGCGGGCTCGCCATGGTCAACGTCGGGGTGTCGATGTTCTTTGCCGAGATCTCCGGCTCGGCCGTGGCCGATGTGGCGGCGACCGGCTCGGTGCTGATCCCGGCAATGAAGAACAAGGGCTACACGCCGCGCATGGCGGCGGCGATCACCTCGTCTTCGGCCTCGCTGGCAATCATCATCCCGCCGTCGATCCCGATGATCCTTTACGGCGCCATGTCCGACACTTCGGTGGTCAAGCTCTTCGTCGCGGGCATCGTGCCCGGCGTGCTGGGCGGCGGGCTCTTGATGGGCCTGTGCTACTACATGGCCCGGCGCTACGACCTGCCGCGCGACGAGGCGTTTTCGCTGCGCCGCCTCGGCGAGACCGCCAAGGACGCCTCCTGGGCGCTGATCCTGCCGGTGGTGATCCTCGGCGGCATCTTCGGCGGCGTGGTGACCGCGACCGAGGGCGCGGCGCTGGCGGTTGTGGCGGCACTCTTCATCGGGGTCTTCATCTACCGCGAGATCAATCTGCGCCATCTTTATAAGGCGCTGGTGGACGGGGTGCTGCAGACTTCGGTCGTCATGCTGATGGTTGCGGCCTCGGCGGTTCTCGGCCTCTATCTGACCGAGACCGAGATGCCGCAGCGACTGGCAGCGGGCATCACCCAGATCACCACCAATCCCTTCGCCGTGCTGATGATCATCAACATCTTCCTGCTGTTCGTGGGCATGGTGCTGCATGGCGCGGCGGCGATCATCCTGACCGTGCCGATCTTCATGCCGCTGGTGCATGAGCTTGGCATCAACCCCATCCAGTTCGGTATTCTGCTCACGCTGAATATCGCGCTTGGCCAGCAGACCCCGCCGGTCGCGAGCGTATTGATCACCTCCTGTTCGATCGCCCGAACCGACGTGTGGCGGACCTCGGTCACCAACCTGCCCTTCGTGGGCGTGCTGGTGCTGGTGCTGCTGCTCGTCACCTACGTGCCGGCGGTATCGCTCTCGCTGGTGGATCTGGTCTACGGCATGTAG